In a single window of the Mus musculus strain C57BL/6J chromosome 6, GRCm38.p6 C57BL/6J genome:
- the Tas2r138 gene encoding taste receptor type 2 member 38, which produces MLSLTPVLTVSYEAKISFLFLSAMEFAVGILANAFIVLVNVWDVVKKQPLNNCDIALLCLSITRLFLQGLLLLDAIQLACFQQMKDPLSHNYQAILTLWMIANQVSLWLAACLSLLYCSKIVRFSHTFPLHVASWVSRRFLQMLLVVLLLSCICTALCLWDFFCRSHSTVTSLLHLNSTEFSLQIAKLNFFYSFIFCNVGSVPPSLAFLVSSGVLVISLGSHMRTMKSQTSSSGDPSLEAHIRAIIFLISFFCFYVVSFCAALISIPLLMLWHNKGGVMICIGMMAACPSGHAAILISGNAKLRRAIETMLFWFQSRQKVRPVHKVPPRTL; this is translated from the coding sequence ATGCTGAGTCTGACTCCTGTCTTAACTGTGTCCTATGAAGCCAAGATTTCATTTCTGTTCCTTTCAGCCATGGAGTTTGCAGTGGGAATCCTGGCCAACGCCTTCATTGTCTTGGTAAATGTTTGGGATGTGGTAAAAAAGCAGCCCTTGAACAACTGTGACATCGCACTGCTGTGTCTCAGCATCACTCGGCTTTTCCTGCAGGGCCTTCTGCTTCTGGATGCTATTCAGCTCGCCTGCTTCCAGCAGATGAAAGACCCACTGAGCCACAACTACCAAGCCATCCTCACTCTCTGGATGATTGCAAACCAAGTGAGCCTCTGGCTggctgcctgcctcagtctcctctaCTGCTCCAAGATTGTCCGCTTCTCTCACACCTTTCCACTCCATGTAGCAAGCTGGGTCTCCAGGAGATTTCTTCAGATGCTTCTAGTTGTTCTTCTTCTCTCCTGCATCTGCACTGCCCTTTGTTTGTGGGACTTTTTTTGCAGATCTCACTCCACGGTCACATCTCTACTGCACCTGAACAGCACAGAATTCAGTTTGCAAATTGCAAAACTCAATTTCTTTTACTCGTTTATCTTCTGCAATGTGGGCTCTGTCCCCCCTTCTCtagctttcctggtttcctcggGAGTGCTGGTTATCTCCCTGGGGAGTCACATGAGGACTATGAAGTCCCAAACCAGCAGCTCTGGTGACCCCAGCCTTGAGGCCCACATCAGAGCCATCATATTTCTGatctcctttttctgtttttacgTGGTGTCATTCTGTGCTGCTTTAATATCAATACCCTTACTGATGCTATGGCACAATAAGGGGGGAGTGATGATTTGTATAGGGATGATGGCAGCTTGTCCTTCGGGACATGCAGCCATCCTGATATCAGGCAATGCTAAGCTGAGGAGGGCCATAGAGACCATGCTATTCTGGTTTCAAAGCAGGCAAAAGGTGAGACCAGTCCACAAGGTTCCTCCCAGGACACTCTGA